One stretch of Prunus persica cultivar Lovell chromosome G1, Prunus_persica_NCBIv2, whole genome shotgun sequence DNA includes these proteins:
- the LOC18791620 gene encoding pentatricopeptide repeat-containing protein At1g19720: protein MEILRTSLLPGNPVLIESSLSQKPNNSHKPKFIFQASIDTTNGSTGTTLSNQANPQTHVSFASKKTTKLSNNPRAGTNSEIGHCISLLKSNPVCDCRQIHAQALKLNAFEENGWIGNKLAMLYSKNKEFLDYARKLFNDIPKRKIPVYASLISAYCRSEQWDDLFLVFRLMVDEGMLPDKYVVPTVLKACALVRMLRTGKMIHGFVIRMGMNSDVFVGNALIDFYANCGDFGFALSVFDAMGERDVVSWTALVSAFMNEGLFEEAIEVFKSMQLNGVKPDLISWNALVSGFAHNGEIDLALQYLEAMQEEGLRPRANTWNGIISGCIQNEYFEGALDAFYNMLCFPEDPNFVTIASILPACAGLKDLNLGRAVHGFALKRQLCGNMHVEGSLIDVYSKCGMKDYAENIFSKAENKSIAMWNEMIAVYVNAGDAKKGLELLRVMHHGGLKPDVVSYNTILAGHARNGQINEAYELFYEMVRMELKPNIISFNVLISGFQQFGLSFEALKLFQTMQSPLNGCMGNDVLHESTQPNSITIAGALAACADLNLLCQGKQIHGYALKNDFEPNIYISSALVDMYSKCLDIVSATKVFRRTEDRNTICWNTLIAGHVHNMQLDRALELFCEMLEEGLGPSSITLMILLLTCGDMEALRFGRELHGHIIKSKLDQSNYALTSALIGMYAKCGRIKDAKSLFDFEVKKDASVWNSMLSANSTNGMAKRAIALFGEMELAAPVPEI from the coding sequence ATGGAAATTCTTCGAACTTCATTGCTTCCTGGTAACCCCGTACTCATTGAAAGCTCTCTCTCACAAAAACCCAACAATTCCCACAAACCCAAGTTCATATTTCAAGCTTCCATAGACACAACCAACGGTTCTACTGGCACCACACTCTCAAACCAAGCAAACCCACAAACCCATGTCTCTTTTGCCTCCAAAAAGACCACCAAGCTCAGCAATAACCCAAGAGCTGGAACCAATTCTGAAATTGGTCATTGCATTTCTTTACTAAAGAGTAACCCTGTGTGTGACTGTAGACAGATTCATGCTCAAGCTCTGAAGTTGAACGCTTTTGAAGAGAATGGTTGGATTGGAAACAAGCTTGCTATGCTATACTCGAAGAATAAGGAGTTCTTAGACTATGCCCGTAAGTTGTTCAACGATATTCCCAAGCGAAAGATTCCCGTTTACGCATCGTTGATAAGTGCTTATTGTCGGTCAGAGCAGTGGGACGACCTGTTTTTGGTGTTTAGGTTGATGGTTGATGAAGGCATGTTACCTGATAAATATGTTGTACCTACAGTTCTGAAAGCGTGTGCTCTGGTGCGGATGTTAAGGACTGGTAAAATGATTCACGGGTTTGTGATAAGGATGGGTATGAACTCTGATGTTTTTGTTGGGAATGCGCTTATTGATTTTTATGCCAACTGTGGGGACTTTGGATTTGCATTAAGTGTGTTTGATGCCATGGGGGAAAGAGATGTAGTTTCATGGACTGCCCTTGTTTCTGCTTTCATGAATGAAGGCCTTTTTGAAGAGGCAATTGAGGTTTTCAAGTCCATGCAGCTGAACGGGGTCAAGCCTGATTTGATTTCTTGGAATGCACTTGTATCGGGGTTTGCACACAATGGAGAGATTGATTTAGCTCTTCAATATTTGGAAGCAATGCAAGAAGAAGGGTTGAGGCCGAGGGCTAATACTTGGAATGGAATCATTTCGGGTTGTATTCAGAATGAGTATTTTGAGGGTGCTTTGGATGCATTCTATAATATGTTATGTTTCCCCGAGGATCCAAATTTTGTTACAATTGCAAGCATTTTACCAGCTTGTGCAGGCCTAAAAGATTTAAACTTAGGCAGGGCTGTTCATGGGTTTGCTCTGAAGCGTCAGCTTTGTGGAAACATGCACGTGGAAGGTTCGTTAATTGATGTGTATTCAAAATGTGGGATGAAAGATTACGCAGAGAATATCTTTTCCAAGGCAGAGAACAAAAGTATTGCTATGTGGAATGAGATGATTGCAGTTTATGTAAATGCAGGAGACGCAAAGAAGGGATTAGAGCTTCTTAGAGTAATGCATCATGGCGGCTTAAAACCTGACGTGGTATCTTATAACACAATATTGGCTGGCCATGCCAGAAATGGGCAAATAAATGAGGCATATGAGTTGTTTTATGAGATGGTCCGGATGGAGTTGAAGCCaaatattatttctttcaacgttttgatttctggttttCAACAATTTGGGCTTAGTTTTGAAGCTTTGAAATTGTTCCAGACCATGCAATCCCCATTGAATGGTTGCATGGGTAATGATGTGCTCCATGAGTCAACCCAACCAAACTCCATTACTATTGCTGGTGCTCTTGCAGCTTGTGCTGATCTGAATCTACTATGCCAAGGGAAGCAAATCCATGGATACGCGTTAAAGAATGACTTTGAGCCTAATATCTATATCTCAAGCGCATTGGTTGACATGTATTCAAAATGTCTTGATATTGTTTCAGCGACTAAAGTATTCAGGAGAACTGAAGATAGAAACACAATCTGTTGGAATACTTTGATTGCAGGCCATGTCCACAACATGCAGCTGGACCGAGCTCTTGAACTTTTCTGTGAAATGCTGGAAGAAGGTCTTGGACCAAGCTCTATTACGCTTATGATACTTCTCCTCACTTGTGGTGATATGGAAGCTCTGAGATTTGGAAGAGAATTACATGGCCATATCATAAAGAGTAAGCTCGATCAATCTAATTATGCCC
- the LOC18792728 gene encoding serine hydroxymethyltransferase 7 — translation MGFAEAQPDLCLGFNAHHCSGSTNSVQSVPLQLLDLKEEKIRVENGDDSHEEEDDEKFSLLGHSICPKRPRDGSGFALNPTPSKCLAVESAGLEARRDAVRSWGNQPLSVSDPEIHEIMEKEKHRQFKGIELVASENFVCRAVMEALGSHLTNKYSEGMPGARYYTGNQHIDQIELLCHERALTAFSLDPEKWGVNVQPYSCTSANFAVYTGLLLPNDRIMGLDSPSGGHMSHGYYTPSGKKVSAASIFFDSFPYKVNPQTGYIDYDKLEERAVDYRPKILICGGSSYPREWDYARFRHIADKCGAVLMCDMAHISGLVAAKECASPFDYCDIVTSTTHKSLRGPRGGIIFYRKGTKLRKQGMHHTNGDGSGHYDFEEKINFAVFPSLQGGPHNNHIAALAIALKQVATPEYKAYMQQVKRNAQALANALLRRKCRLVTGGTDNHLLLWDLTALGLTGRNYEKVCEMCHITLNKTAIFGDNGAFSPGGVRIGTPAMTTRGCVEADFETMAELLLRAAQITVNVQREYGKFQKDFSKGLQNNKDIIELRNRVETFASQFAMPGYDI, via the exons ATGGGATTCGCGGAGGCTCAGCCGGACTTGTGTCTAGGGTTTAACGCGCACCACTGCTCGGGGTCAACGAATTCAGTCCAATCCGTTCCGCTGCAATTGCTCGACCTGAAGGAAGAGAAGATTAGGGTTGAGAATGGAGACGATAGTCACGAGGAGGAAGATGACGAGAAATTCAGTCTCTTGGGGCACTCTATCTGCCCGAAGAGGCCGAGGGATGGGTCTGGGTTCGCTCTGAACCCGACCCCGTCGAAGTGCTTAGCCGTCGAATCGGCTGGGCTGGAGGCGAGGCGGGATGCGGTTCGCTCTTGGGGGAACCAGCCGCTTTCGGTTTCGGACCCGGAAATTCATGAAATTATGGAGAAGGAGAAGCATCGGCAGTTCAAAGGCATCGAATTGGTGGCTTCTGAGAATTTCGTGTGCAGAGCTGTAATGGAAGCTCTGGGCAGCCACTTGACGAACAAATACTCCGAGGGTATGCCCGGAGCGAGATACTACACTGGCAATCAGCACATTGATCAGATTGAATTGCTCTGTCATGAACGCGCATTGACCGCTTTCAGTCTCGATCCAGAGAAATGGGGTGTCAATGTCCAGCCTTACTCTTGTACCTCTGCGAATTTTGCAGTCTACACCGGTCTTTTGCTCCCAAATGATCGGATTATGGGCCTGGATTCGCCTTCCGGAGGGCATATGAGTCATGGGTATTATACTCCCAGTGGGAAGAAGGTCTCTGCAGCTTCGATATTCTTTGACAGTTTCCCTTATAAGGTGAACCCACAAACAGGGTACATTGATTATGATAAGCTTGAGGAGAGGGCAGTTGATTATCGTCCCAAGATACTAATTTGTGGTGGGAGTTCATACCCCCGGGAGTGGGATTATGCCAGGTTTAGGCATATTGCGGATAAATGCGGAGCGGTGTTGATGTGCGACATGGCACATATCAGCGGTCTTGTGGCAGCCAAG GAATGTGCAAGTCCGTTTGATTATTGTGATATTGTTACGTCAACAACGCACAAGAGTCTCCGGGGTCCTAGGGGAGGCATTATCTTTTACAGGAAAGGCACAAAACTAAGGAAGCAAGGAATGCATCATACTAATGGAGATGGTAGTGGCCATTATGATTTTGAGGAAAAGATAAATTTTGCGGTTTTCCCCTCCTTACAAGGAGGTCCTCACAACAACCATATTGCTGCTCTTGCCATAGCCTTAAAACAAGTAGCTACTCCAGAGTATAAAGCGTACATGCAACAGGTGAAGAGAAATGCACAGGCCTTAGCTAATGCTTTGTTAAGAAGAAAATGCAGATTGGTGACTGGTGGTACCGACAATCACTTGTTGCTTTGGGATTTGACTGCTCTTGGTTTAACAG GGAGGAACTATGAGAAGGTCTGTGAGATGTGCCACATCACTCTCAATAAAACTGCTATATTTGGTGATAATGGTGCCTTTTCTCCTGGTGGAGTGAGAATTG gTACTCCTGCTATGACTACAAGAGGTTGTGTGGAGGCTGATTTTGAGACAATGGCCGAATTACTTCTTAGGGCTGCTCAGATTACTGTTAATGTTCAGAGGGAATATGGAAAATTTCAGAAAGATTTTAGCAAAGGTCTCCAGAACAATAAAGATATAATTGAGCTCAGAAATCGGGTTGAAACATTTGCATCCCAGTTTGCAATGCCAGGATATGATATTTAA